A single genomic interval of Gopherus evgoodei ecotype Sinaloan lineage chromosome 11, rGopEvg1_v1.p, whole genome shotgun sequence harbors:
- the ACKR3 gene encoding atypical chemokine receptor 3 encodes MSAIDLTSILDLLDVGNFSDSNWTCNNGDCIIVDTLSCPSTLNKSVLLYTLSIFCIFIFVIGLVANSVVVWVNLQAKATGYETHLYIFNLAIADLCVVITLPVWVVSLVQHNQWHMGEITCKITHLIFSINLYGSIFFLACMSVDRYLSVAYFTNSSNCKKKIIRRFICIFVWLLAFCVSLPDTYYLKTVSSNNETYCRPLYPEESFKEWLVGMELISVVLGFAIPFPIIALFYFLLARTISASSDQERKSNGKIIFSYVVVFLVCWLPYHVVVLLDIFSVLHFIPFSCQMENFLYASLHVTQCFSLIHCCINPILYSFINRNYRYELMKAFIFKYSAKTGLTKLIDASRVSEAEYSALEQNAK; translated from the coding sequence ATGAGTGCAATTGACTTGACTTCCATCCTTGATCTTCTGGACGTGGGAAATTTCTCTGATAGCAACTGGACGTGCAACAATGGAGACTGCATCATTGTGGACACACTCTCATGCCCGAGCACACTTAATAAAAGTGTCTTACTGTACACCCTCTCTATCTTCTGTATCTTTATCTTTGTGATAGGGCTGGTGGCCAACTCGGTGGTTGTCTGGGTCAATCTCCAGGCCAAAGCGACCGGTTATGAAACCCACCTCTACATCTTCAATCTAGCCATCGCCGACTTGTGCGTTGTCATCACCCTTCCAGTCTGGGTGGTCTCCCTTGTCCAGCATAACCAATGGCACATGGGAGAAATCACATGCAAGATCACTCACCTCATATTTTCCATCAACTTGTATGGAAGCATCTTCTTCCTGGCATGTATGAGTGTGGACCGCTACCTCTCAGTTGCCTACTTCACCAACTCCAGTAACTGCAAGAAGAAGATCATCCGACGCTTCATCTGCATCTTTGTGTGGCTTCTCgccttctgtgtctctctcccagACACCTATTACCTGAAGACCGTCTCTTCAAACAATGAAACTTACTGCCGCCCTCTCTATCCAGAGGAGAGCTTCAAAGAGTGGCTGGTTGGCATGGAGCTCATCTCTGTTGTATTGGGCTTTGCCATTCCTTTTCCTATcattgctcttttttattttctccttgcAAGGACCATCTCTGCCTCCAGTGACCAAGAAAGGAAGAGCAATGGGAAGATCATTTTCTCTTACGTTGTTGTGTTTCTTGTCTGCTGGCTGCCCTACCACGTGGTTGTCCTGCTCGACATCTTCTCAGTCCTTCATTTTATACCCTTCAGTTGTCAAATGGAGAACTTTCTGTATGCTTCTCTTCACGTCACTCAGTGTTTCTCCCTCATCCATTGCTGCATCAACCCCATTCTCTACAGCTTCATCAACCGAAATTACAGATACGAGCTCATGAAAGCCTTTATCTTCAAGTACTCAGCCAAAACAGGCCTCACCAAACTTATTGATGCTTCCAGAGTATCAGAAGCTGAGTATTCTGCTCTGGAGCAAAATGCCAAATGA